TTGGTTAAACCATAataaagatattaaataaaatatatttattagagaataataacaaaataattgaacaataataaaaaccattagaatattaaaaaaccattataattaaaatggattaattatggttttttataGCCTCCTATgagtaaattaataatttataaatattaaaacaaacttgtaTACTAATTTACTTACAGTTTAATCAGACTACGAATCCAATCTTACTTATATGTCCCAATTACTTTATGAAAGATTAAACTACTTTTTTCCCAACTAATTGCTTgaatattaataacttttcCCAAATCTCAGTCGCTTGTCACAAACATCGGTGGAGAGCCCCATGCCATgcgttaaaataattaataagctAATTAATCTATAATAATGTCAAATAATGAGCCAATATTTGAGCAAATATTGGCGGAGGAAAATTGCGACGAGAAAAGCGACAGGAAAGCGGAAAAGAGGAAAATTTGTGTGCGAGGGTCTCTGTGTGTGAGCTCATTGAAATGCCATCATTATCGTGCTCATCATCGTTTACATGGCAAGTGCCTCATGGTTGCATGCCGCAAACGCTGCCGCTTCATTATCCTTATTACTCCTTTCGCAACAGTTCCCCAATCTGGCcgcacatgtgtgtgtgcactgggaaaaaaatacCTGCCAGCATCCTGTCTACAATGacagatatattttttacataaaaggatatcattatgtttttttttatttaatattattattatagtacaaaatacttatttatttatttggaaaaaaatttaatcaaaatgatatgtgAAAAGTCACTGACAGCTGTCATTTGCAACATAATCGAATTATGATTTCATAAATATacacttaatattttttttgctgtgcAGCTATCTCAGTCTGCGCTGGCGGGTTATTGTTTCCATTTTGATTTATGTCTGGCATCCTTGGGCTCCTCTTGGCCTCGTCTACTATTTTAACGTTGTTAACCAAATTGCATAAATTAAGTGCGTTCGTCTGCTCGAGTGGCTTTGGTTCTGGCTCGAGTCCTCCGCTCCAGTATTTCTGGGCTCTGGCTTGAAGGCTCCCACGTCCCTCGTCCTGCGTCCTTTATCCTTCGTCCTGGGCTGCATTTGTGTTGCTAATGTGCGCACATTAGACGCACATGCTGCCAACTCCTGAATTGTGTTTGCTTTTTCACTCTCCTCTCATTTTTTCTCCTACGAAAAAAGAGGGGAAATCATGTAAAGCAGctggaatattttataattggcaTGTAAATGCATCAGCTTATGTAATCCTTTCCCGGctataatgaaatatttttatatttttattccgcTTTGCCCTGGCCTGTGGCTGAATGAAGTCATGTGTGCAAGGCTAAAAGTCATTAAGATTAAGTTTGAACTAATTGTTTTAACATGAATGAACTCATTAAATTACGGAATTCGTTTAAGCTTATGGTTTTTAATTgagaaaaaaacataatttttttaataaaatatacacttTATACGTGAAGACCTTATACCAACTGAAATATCACAAATAATGCAGTCAGCAAATATTCTACACTGCGTGACTCTAATTTTCTGCTACTTATCGGAATGAATGAATATCAATTGGACCAATTTCAGTTTCCCCAATCAACGAAAAATGTGttgtaaatatttgtctaGCTTTTGTGCAAACGTTCTAGAGCTCAATAGAAAATTGCCCCTAATACCCGCTCaattattgtaataatatttactattGACATATCGACTATATAAGTGCGGTGCGGACTAGAGTTTTCagtttaaaagtattaaacGAGCAATGAAATTGCTGGTCTGTCATTTGCTATTCCTGGGCTTTATTTGCCTAGGTCGCAGTCAGGACGATAGCGAGAATGTCAGAAGGATAATGAAGGAAATGGAGGTGATCCCGGAAATTTTAGACGAGCCTCCCAGGGAATTACTTAGGGTgagtaatatatttatttaataatgtcaaaattattttgatttctttgGAGTCCTAGATAAAATATGACAACACCTTTGACATTGAGGAGGGAAAGTCCTACACTCCTACAGAGCTCAAGTTCCAGCCCAGGCTCGATTGGAATGCGGATCCCGAGTCCTTTTACACCGTGGTTATGATTTGTCCCGATGCTCCGAATCGGGATAATCCCATGTATCGCTCCTGGCTCCACTGGTTGGTGGTCAATATTCCCGGCTTGGATATAATGAAGGGTCAACCGATTTCGGAATACTTTGGTCCTCTTCCGCCAAAGGACAGTGGAGTCCAGCGGTATCTCCTTCTCGTGTATCAGCAGTCGGATAAACTGGACTTCGATGAGAAGAAAATCGAGCTAAGCAATGCCGATGGTCATAGCAATTTTGATGTCAAGAAATTCGCGCAGAAATATGAAATGGGATCGCCCGTGGCGGGAAATATATTCCAATCCCGGTGGGATGAATATGTGCCGGAATTGATGAAGACACTCTATGGTGTCAGCGAGTGAAGATCGAAAATTAAGTGGTTCTCGAGCGGTTGTTTTGTTCCTTGGTTGAGTTCTTAAGTTTTATGTTCcctgtttttgttaaataaagtGATTTAGTTAGTCATGAGCATTCCAAATGa
The genomic region above belongs to Drosophila takahashii strain IR98-3 E-12201 chromosome 2L, DtakHiC1v2, whole genome shotgun sequence and contains:
- the a5 gene encoding putative odorant-binding protein A5, coding for MKLLVCHLLFLGFICLGRSQDDSENVRRIMKEMEVIPEILDEPPRELLRIKYDNTFDIEEGKSYTPTELKFQPRLDWNADPESFYTVVMICPDAPNRDNPMYRSWLHWLVVNIPGLDIMKGQPISEYFGPLPPKDSGVQRYLLLVYQQSDKLDFDEKKIELSNADGHSNFDVKKFAQKYEMGSPVAGNIFQSRWDEYVPELMKTLYGVSE